A genomic region of Ornithorhynchus anatinus isolate Pmale09 chromosome 7, mOrnAna1.pri.v4, whole genome shotgun sequence contains the following coding sequences:
- the RBM44 gene encoding RNA-binding protein 44 isoform X4, giving the protein MSIFDKIGNPKSTSALSQPVEVPRMDSESSEFVDCVYGCSETYLTDASESKLIEEDAVLVNWSLDTELDRYKKEDIFSDVVENKSVDSDCLEMNCNTLDDDCKETNGHRKKTGTDEDSQLEYHSAEEQDYSDHSLPFDKLKTLAPNPQIMQIERLHDETKFTEDTDEKMHTTNLETSRISVRNNQLIEEDREITSSTINESNFMCTDLKIPSPFKNAATHFSVNQDSQELKEKLDVKEKVVKNSGRIIQHSEEVEDNFPSKCCQNTFQRAVNAELNLLKIYYYLCHQHCWKIYEYVKEERKFCDSDFDKTELDFAFLSDFEDLKAKYMRMREKVIGGVPLDELPPLSTESKLKPFFSSFVPSKLLKEECHIFPGEKSNLDFQGGNNAGISTGLKRTPSKMPSFPENCSSNSNSSSKDVGVVNLNLKRDIKPFDNTVYIKSQEIPEDWFDAKENLTVVDFSEVCGTEVEQVQLRAAHKTEMTALESSEKEPKQKYFLHVGGLGPSVSQADLMTHFQKYQTSEVFIYNSGNNYRYATLSFKKAKDAKMAVQEMNGKTINGKSVNVRFTKTSTENVSPLVHKLPKKNIDTRMPSLETTSSFKESSSMLETLGSGPEPKKNFILVNQKVAGKDLKQVKSQVFPLTTGMFMPPNNLNLSSFTKLIKKLEELHPKSSRDSIINALQEVRTKKGFLNGLPINTIVEMTSLVLKDRASKHE; this is encoded by the exons ATGAGCATTTTTGACAAAATAGGAAACCCAAAGTCAACATCTGCCCTAAGCCAGCCTGTGGAAGTTCCTAGAATGGACAGTGAGTCCAGTGAGTTTGTAGACTGCGTCTATGGCTGCAGTGAAACTTATTTGACAGATGCCTCGGAGTCAAAATTGATTGAAGAAGATGCAGTGCTTGTAAATTGGTCATTAGATACAGAACTAGACAGATACAAAAAGGAAGACatatttagtgatgttgtggaaaACAAAAGTGTTGATTCTGATTGTTTGGAAATGAACTGCAACACTTTAGATGATGATTGCAAAGAAACGAATGGCCATAGGAAAAAAACTGGCACAGATGAAGACTCACAGTTAGAATATCACAGTGCCGAAGAGCAAGATTATTCGGACCACTCTTTACCTTTTGACAAATTGAAAACGTTAGCTCCTAATCCCCAAATTATGCAAATTGAAAGGTTACATGATGAAACTAAATTTACTGAAGACACAGATGAAAAGATGCACACTACCAACTTGGAAA CCTCAAGGATTTCAGTCAGAAACAATCAGTTGATTGAAGAAGATAGAGAGATAACCAGCAGTACTATAAATGAATCAAACTTCATGTGTACAGATCTGAAGATCCCTTCACCTTTCAAAAATGCAGCAACTCACTTTTCGGTGAACCAG gaTTCTCAAGAATTGAAAGAAAAGTTGGATGTTAAAGAAAAGGTAGTGAAAAATTCTGGAAG gatAATTCAACATTCAGAAGAAGTTGAAGATAATTTTCCATCAAAGTGTTGTCAGAATACTTTTCAAAGAGCTGTAAATGCTGAATTAAACCTTTTAAAAATCTATTATTATCTGTGTCATCAGCATTGTTGGAAAATTTACGAATAtgtaaaggaagaaaggaaattttGTGATAG tgATTTTGACAAAACAGAGCTGGACTTTGCATTTTTGTCTGATTTTGAAGATCTGAAAGCTAAGTatatgagaatgagagagaaagtaaTCGGCGGTGTCCCATTAGATGAACTACCCCCATTGTCTACAGAATCAAAATTGAagcccttcttttcttcttttgttcCTTCAAAG TTATTGAAAGAAGAATGCCATAT CTTTCCAGGGGAAAAGTCAAACCTAGATTTTCAGGGTGGTAATAATGCTGGAATTTCAACGGGCCTGAAAAGAACACCTTCTAAA ATGCCTTCTTTTCCTGAAAACTGTTCTTCCAATTCAAATTCTTCCTCTAAGGATGTTGGAGTAGTGAATCTTAATCTGAAGAGGGACATTAAGCCATTTGACAATACAG TCTATATAAAAAGTCAAGAAATACCAGAAGACTGGTTTGATGCCAAAGAGAATCTTACAGTAGTTGACTTTTCAGAGGTCTGTGGGACTGAAGTGGAACAAGTCCAGTTGAGGGCAGCACATAAAACAG AAATGACAGCTCTCGAGTCCTCTGAAAAGGAGCCAAAGCAAAAATATTTCCTTCATGTTGGTGGCCTAGGTCCTTCAGTATCTCAG GCTGATCTGATGACTCATTTCCAGAAATATCAAACCTCTGAGGTTTTTATTTACAATTCTGGTAACAATTACAG GTATGCAaccctttcttttaaaaaagcCAAAGATGCAAAGATGGCTGTGCAAGAAATGAATGGGAAAACAATAAACGGGAAATCAGTCAATGTTCGCTTTACAAAAACTTCAACAGAAAATGTGTCACCACTTGTCCACAAACTCCCAAAGAAAAATATTGACACTAGAATGCCCAGCCTGGAAACAACATCTTCTTTCAAAGAGTCCAGTTCTATGCTAGAGACACTTGGATCTGGACCGGAACCAAAAAAAAACTTTATCCTAGTTAACCAGAAG GTTGCTGGAAAGGATCTTAAGCAGGTAAAATCTCAGGTTTTCCCTTTAACAACTGGTATGTTCATGCCTCCGAACAATTTGAACTTGAGTAGCTTTACCAAACTGATTAAGAAACTGGAAGAGCTTCATCCAAAATCCAGTAG AGACAGTATTATAAATGCTCTACAGGAGGTGAGAACAAAAAAGGGTTTTCTGAATGGCTTACCTATTAACACTATTGTGGAAATGACTTCTTTGGTTTTGAAAGACAGAGCATCCAAGCATGAATGA